One part of the Streptomyces lydicus genome encodes these proteins:
- a CDS encoding ATP-dependent Clp protease ATP-binding subunit — translation MSNGHVGPEGYGPDPFGEFLARFFGGGAKSGGRDAGQPMPRQADIARLMSGSARELVTSAAAYAAEHGSPELGTEHLLRAALSAEPTRTMLQRAGADPDALAAEIDRTAGSGPQQSSVAVTPAVKRALLGAHELARDNGASYIGPEHVLDALAANPDSAAGRILNLAHFEPHANPQGGPGHPPHPGGEHSAPPKHDTPTLDKYSRDLTDLARAGRIDPVIGRDEQIEQAIEVLSRRGKNNPVLVGDAGVGKTAIVEGLAQRLADGEVPENLAGRRVVALDLTAVLAGTRYRGDFEERMNGIMEEVRTHPDSLIVFIDELHTVVGAGGGSGEGGSLEASNMLKPALARGEMHVIGATTLEEYRRHIEKDAALARRFQPILVPEPTVEDTVEILRGLQDRYEAHHQVRYTPEALLAAVELSDRYITHRFLPDKAIDLIDQAGARVRLRSGSKPTDVRALEREVEQLAVDKDQAVASEQYERATELRDRISALTTRIDAERGTQPSGDGRIVEVTAEDVAEIVSRQTGVPVSSLTQEEKERLLGLKERLHTRVIGQDDAVTAVSEAILRSRAGLSDPNRPIGSFLFLGPTGVGKTELARALAEALFGSEDRMVRLDMSEYQERHTVSRLVGAPPGYVGHEDAGQLTEAVRHHPYSLLLLDEVEKAHPDVFNMLLQVLDDGHLTDSQGRRIDFKNTVIVMTSNLGSEALSGGRGVLGFGADTAEGEAGDAARGRALASLREHFRPEFLNRLDEIIIFRRLTDEQLRQITVLLLAGTRRRLHAQDIAVDFTPEAVDWLTRRGHQPEFGARPLRRTIQREVDNPLSRLLLDGALSPGDQVVVEVREGALAFRTPEKA, via the coding sequence ATGAGCAACGGACACGTGGGTCCGGAGGGTTACGGCCCGGACCCGTTCGGTGAATTCCTCGCGCGCTTCTTCGGGGGCGGCGCGAAGTCCGGGGGCAGGGACGCCGGGCAGCCCATGCCCCGCCAGGCGGACATCGCCCGGCTGATGAGCGGCTCCGCCCGGGAGCTGGTGACCTCCGCCGCCGCGTACGCCGCCGAGCACGGCAGCCCCGAGCTCGGCACCGAGCACCTGCTGCGGGCCGCCCTCTCCGCCGAGCCGACCCGCACCATGCTGCAGCGCGCCGGGGCGGACCCGGACGCGCTGGCGGCCGAGATCGACCGCACCGCGGGCAGCGGCCCCCAGCAGTCCAGCGTCGCGGTGACCCCTGCGGTCAAGCGGGCCCTGCTGGGCGCGCACGAGCTGGCGCGGGACAACGGGGCCTCGTACATCGGGCCGGAGCACGTGCTCGACGCGCTGGCGGCCAACCCGGACTCGGCGGCCGGCCGCATCCTGAACCTCGCGCACTTCGAGCCGCACGCCAACCCGCAGGGCGGCCCCGGGCACCCGCCGCACCCGGGAGGCGAGCACAGCGCCCCGCCCAAGCACGACACCCCGACCCTCGACAAGTACAGCCGGGATCTGACCGATCTCGCCCGGGCGGGCCGGATCGACCCGGTCATCGGCCGCGACGAGCAGATAGAGCAGGCCATCGAGGTGCTCTCCCGGCGCGGGAAGAACAATCCGGTGCTGGTCGGCGACGCCGGTGTCGGCAAGACGGCGATCGTGGAGGGGCTGGCGCAGCGGCTGGCCGACGGGGAGGTACCCGAGAACCTGGCGGGGCGCCGGGTGGTCGCCCTGGATCTGACCGCGGTGCTCGCCGGCACGCGGTACCGCGGTGACTTCGAGGAGCGGATGAACGGGATCATGGAGGAGGTCCGGACGCACCCGGACTCGCTGATCGTCTTCATCGACGAGCTGCACACGGTGGTCGGGGCCGGCGGAGGCAGCGGCGAGGGCGGTTCGCTGGAGGCGAGCAACATGCTCAAGCCCGCGCTGGCCCGCGGGGAGATGCACGTCATCGGGGCGACCACGCTGGAGGAGTACCGGCGGCACATCGAGAAGGACGCCGCGCTGGCCCGCCGCTTCCAGCCCATCCTGGTGCCCGAGCCGACCGTCGAAGACACGGTGGAGATCCTGCGCGGCCTGCAGGACCGCTACGAGGCCCACCACCAGGTCCGCTACACCCCCGAGGCGCTGCTCGCCGCGGTCGAGCTCTCCGACCGCTACATCACGCACCGCTTCCTGCCCGACAAGGCCATCGACCTGATCGACCAGGCGGGCGCCCGGGTCCGGCTCCGGTCGGGCAGCAAGCCCACCGACGTGCGCGCGCTGGAGCGGGAGGTGGAGCAGCTGGCCGTCGACAAGGACCAGGCGGTCGCCTCGGAGCAGTACGAACGGGCCACCGAGCTGCGGGACCGGATCTCCGCCCTCACCACCCGGATCGACGCCGAGCGGGGGACGCAGCCGAGCGGCGACGGGCGGATCGTGGAGGTCACCGCCGAGGACGTCGCGGAGATCGTGTCGCGGCAGACCGGCGTGCCCGTCAGCAGTCTGACGCAGGAGGAGAAGGAGCGGCTGCTGGGGCTGAAGGAGCGGCTGCACACCCGGGTGATCGGCCAGGACGACGCCGTCACCGCGGTGTCCGAGGCGATCCTGCGCTCGCGGGCCGGGCTCTCCGACCCCAACCGCCCGATCGGCAGCTTCCTCTTCCTGGGGCCCACCGGAGTGGGCAAGACCGAGCTGGCGAGGGCCCTCGCCGAGGCGCTGTTCGGCAGCGAGGACCGCATGGTGCGGCTGGACATGAGCGAGTATCAGGAGCGGCACACGGTCAGCCGGCTGGTGGGTGCGCCGCCCGGATACGTCGGCCACGAGGACGCCGGGCAGCTGACGGAGGCGGTGCGCCACCACCCGTATTCGCTGCTGCTGCTCGACGAGGTGGAGAAGGCCCATCCGGACGTCTTCAACATGCTGCTCCAGGTGCTCGACGACGGGCATCTGACGGACTCCCAGGGCCGGCGGATCGATTTCAAGAACACCGTCATCGTGATGACCAGCAACCTCGGTTCGGAGGCGCTCAGCGGCGGCCGCGGCGTGCTGGGCTTCGGCGCGGACACCGCCGAGGGCGAGGCCGGCGACGCGGCGCGCGGGCGGGCGCTGGCCAGCCTGCGCGAGCACTTCCGCCCGGAGTTCCTCAACCGGCTCGACGAGATCATCATCTTCCGCCGGCTGACCGACGAGCAGCTGCGCCAGATCACCGTCCTGCTGCTGGCGGGCACCCGCCGCCGGCTGCACGCGCAGGACATCGCGGTGGACTTCACCCCCGAGGCGGTGGACTGGCTCACCCGGCGCGGCCACCAGCCCGAGTTCGGCGCCCGGCCGCTGCGCCGCACCATCCAGCGCGAGGTCGACAACCCGCTCTCGCGGCTGCTGCTGGACGGCGCCCTGTCGCCCGGGGACCAGGTCGTCGTGGAGGTGCGGGAAGGCGCGCTGGCGTTCCGCACGCCGGAGAAAGCCTGA
- a CDS encoding UdgX family uracil-DNA binding protein (This protein belongs to the uracil DNA glycosylase superfamily, members of which act in excision repair of DNA. However, it belongs more specifically to UdgX branch, whose founding member was found to bind uracil in DNA (where it does not belong), without cleaving it, appears to promote DNA repair by a pathway involving RecA, rather than base excision.) codes for MPSTNTGAAGSEPDDPGRRYDATPYLPARGGLPAHRRAAAGCRGCPLHREATQTVFGAGTSSARTVFVGEQPGDQEDRRGEPFVGPAGRLLRKAMAEAGLAEDQAYFTNAVKHFKFTVAAGGRRRIHKAPNLREMTACRPWLYAELRLVAPEVIVVLGATAAKALLGPSFRVTKERGAPVGSEHGTAVATVHPSAILRSDDRAAAYAGLVTDLRTVAGLLA; via the coding sequence ATGCCGAGCACGAACACCGGGGCGGCCGGGAGCGAGCCGGACGACCCCGGCCGGCGGTACGACGCCACCCCATACCTGCCCGCCCGCGGCGGGCTGCCGGCGCACCGCCGGGCGGCGGCCGGGTGCCGGGGCTGTCCGCTGCACCGGGAGGCCACGCAGACGGTCTTCGGGGCGGGCACCTCCTCGGCACGCACGGTGTTCGTCGGGGAGCAGCCCGGCGACCAGGAGGACCGCCGGGGAGAGCCCTTCGTGGGCCCGGCCGGACGGCTGCTGCGCAAGGCGATGGCCGAGGCCGGGCTGGCGGAGGACCAGGCGTACTTCACCAACGCGGTCAAACACTTCAAGTTCACCGTGGCGGCCGGCGGCAGGCGCCGCATCCACAAGGCGCCGAACCTGCGCGAGATGACCGCCTGCCGGCCCTGGCTGTACGCCGAGCTGAGGCTGGTCGCCCCCGAGGTGATCGTGGTGCTCGGCGCCACCGCCGCCAAGGCGCTGCTCGGCCCTTCGTTCCGGGTGACCAAGGAGCGCGGCGCACCGGTCGGGAGCGAACACGGGACGGCGGTGGCCACCGTCCACCCCTCGGCGATCCTGCGGTCCGACGACCGCGCGGCGGCGTACGCCGGTCTGGTCACCGATCTGCGCACGGTCGCCGGCCTCCTCGCCTGA
- a CDS encoding FUSC family protein, translating into MRPQQGASPRRMRGRAADGPAAAWPGGLRRLPERAGQFARGHRAVVGNAVRVTTASCLAFHLCRYGLDRTVMAVYATFTVVSLGALARIPGSGRQRAATVLTAVPAGLLLVTLGTLLAVRTWAAVLGMLVVGFLVAYAGTTGPRIAGAAPGMQLLYILPCFPPYAPDTLGQRLLGFLTGAVLLAAAQRFLMPEPDTPPFRRLLAGAAEAAADLAGYHGGPVPEPVLARARAAADALRPARIPPADLPAAPSLAHKAMAHAAEAVRTLLNRLGALHTAAGPYRAYRPETTALLRAVRDAARETAAALRRGTRLPPGEGPRAGPLQSELAPVRTHRALDTLGRLSADDRLNYLRRRSLVVQAADAAVVLVLATRLLLGDRDVDRDPAGHAFAYARAHAAELWWRRLTAHLTPRSVIFQNACRFALGLAAARAVAGLLDLQHGFWVLLATLTLTRTTSLETRSAVRQALLGTLIGAVLAGGLLAVVHDRGAVYAVLLPLVMLLAFTAGPLRGLAWAQGGFTLVVAVLFAQVAPVTWQLAPVRLEDVLAGSLIGLVCGLAAWPRGAAPEVRRNMAAVCQAVADGIGRTTALVADRAGAAGTCSDGGGGILALNRALLLAQESLAQYQSEPRERTARQPDWPAVLVAGADARRGERLLPGRPGRIAPYAVGAWLRQAAEDTAAGYRATARHLRSGHGTPEALPRPLDLGALLAVAPPVPPAGAAPPARADSAALLVDSVIWLDALTADLARIHREM; encoded by the coding sequence GTGAGGCCGCAGCAGGGAGCCTCCCCGCGGCGGATGCGCGGGCGGGCGGCCGACGGGCCCGCCGCGGCCTGGCCGGGCGGGCTGCGCCGCCTGCCGGAGCGCGCCGGGCAGTTCGCGCGCGGCCACCGGGCGGTGGTCGGCAACGCGGTGCGTGTGACCACCGCGTCCTGTCTCGCCTTCCACCTCTGCCGCTACGGCCTCGACCGGACCGTGATGGCCGTCTACGCCACCTTCACCGTGGTCTCCCTGGGCGCGCTCGCCCGCATCCCCGGGTCCGGGCGCCAGCGCGCCGCCACCGTCCTGACCGCGGTCCCCGCCGGCCTGCTGCTCGTCACCCTGGGCACCCTGCTCGCCGTACGGACCTGGGCGGCCGTCCTCGGGATGCTCGTCGTCGGCTTCCTGGTGGCCTACGCGGGCACCACCGGACCGCGGATCGCCGGCGCGGCGCCCGGCATGCAGCTGCTGTACATCCTCCCGTGCTTCCCGCCCTACGCCCCGGACACCCTCGGCCAGCGGCTCCTCGGCTTCCTGACGGGCGCCGTCCTGCTGGCGGCGGCCCAGCGGTTCCTGATGCCCGAACCGGATACGCCGCCCTTCCGCCGGCTGCTGGCCGGGGCGGCCGAGGCGGCCGCCGACCTGGCCGGGTACCACGGCGGGCCGGTCCCGGAACCGGTGCTCGCGCGGGCCCGCGCCGCCGCCGACGCCCTGCGCCCCGCCCGGATACCGCCCGCCGACCTGCCCGCCGCCCCGTCCCTCGCCCACAAGGCCATGGCCCACGCGGCGGAGGCGGTGCGCACCCTGCTGAACCGGCTGGGCGCGCTGCACACCGCGGCCGGCCCGTACCGCGCCTACCGGCCCGAGACGACCGCGCTGCTGCGGGCCGTCCGCGACGCCGCCCGGGAGACGGCGGCGGCGCTGCGGCGCGGTACGCGGCTGCCGCCCGGTGAGGGGCCCCGGGCCGGTCCGCTGCAGAGCGAACTGGCCCCGGTGCGCACCCACCGGGCACTGGACACCCTGGGACGGCTGAGCGCCGACGACCGGCTGAACTACCTGCGCCGCCGGTCCCTGGTCGTGCAGGCCGCCGACGCCGCGGTCGTCCTGGTGCTGGCCACCCGGCTGCTGCTGGGCGACCGCGATGTCGACCGGGACCCCGCCGGACACGCCTTCGCCTACGCCCGGGCGCACGCCGCCGAGCTGTGGTGGCGGCGGCTGACCGCGCACCTCACCCCGCGTTCGGTGATCTTCCAGAACGCCTGCCGGTTCGCGCTGGGCCTCGCCGCGGCACGGGCCGTCGCCGGGCTGCTCGATCTGCAGCACGGATTCTGGGTCCTGCTGGCGACACTGACGCTGACCCGTACGACGAGCCTGGAGACCCGCTCGGCGGTCCGGCAGGCGCTGCTCGGGACGCTGATCGGTGCGGTGCTGGCGGGCGGGCTGCTGGCGGTGGTGCACGACCGCGGGGCGGTGTACGCGGTGTTGCTGCCGCTGGTGATGCTGCTGGCGTTCACCGCGGGCCCGCTGCGCGGGCTGGCCTGGGCGCAGGGCGGCTTCACGCTGGTCGTGGCGGTGCTGTTCGCGCAGGTCGCCCCGGTCACCTGGCAGCTCGCGCCGGTGCGGCTGGAGGACGTGCTGGCCGGCAGCCTGATCGGGCTGGTCTGCGGCCTGGCGGCCTGGCCGCGGGGTGCGGCACCCGAGGTGCGCCGGAACATGGCGGCGGTCTGCCAGGCCGTCGCCGACGGGATCGGGCGGACCACCGCCCTGGTCGCCGACCGCGCCGGTGCGGCCGGCACCTGCTCCGACGGCGGGGGCGGCATCCTCGCGCTCAACCGGGCGCTGCTGCTCGCGCAGGAGAGCCTGGCGCAGTACCAGAGCGAGCCGCGGGAGCGGACCGCCCGGCAGCCGGACTGGCCCGCGGTGCTGGTCGCCGGCGCGGACGCCCGGCGCGGTGAACGGCTGCTGCCGGGCCGCCCCGGCCGGATCGCCCCGTACGCGGTCGGTGCCTGGCTGCGGCAGGCCGCCGAGGACACCGCGGCCGGCTACCGCGCCACGGCCCGGCACCTGCGTTCCGGCCACGGGACGCCCGAGGCGCTCCCCCGGCCGCTCGACCTGGGTGCCCTGCTCGCGGTCGCCCCGCCGGTGCCGCCGGCCGGGGCGGCCCCGCCGGCCCGTGCCGACTCGGCCGCGCTGCTGGTCGACTCGGTCATCTGGCTCGACGCGCTGACCGCCGATCTGGCCCGCATCCACCGGGAGATGTGA
- a CDS encoding PadR family transcriptional regulator — MRTVTDKDAGAVPAGEVARPALPATGWAVLGLLSFGEELSGYDLKKRADRSLGLFYWSPSFSQVYGELKRLEKTGCVSSRTVAQETGNRDKRVYVITDTGLAAVRHWAREAPVEPPVLKHGVMLRLWLGHLLEGERMREVLGSHREYAERMRRRAEADAERARAEGTRVHPALVLKWSERFYAAERDLADAMLADLDEGERHHR, encoded by the coding sequence CTGCGGACCGTGACGGACAAGGATGCCGGTGCGGTGCCCGCCGGCGAGGTTGCCCGACCGGCGCTGCCGGCCACCGGCTGGGCGGTGCTCGGCCTGCTCTCCTTCGGGGAGGAGCTGTCGGGTTACGACCTGAAGAAGCGGGCCGACCGGTCGTTGGGCCTCTTCTACTGGAGCCCCTCCTTCAGCCAGGTCTACGGGGAGCTCAAGCGGCTGGAGAAGACCGGCTGCGTCAGCTCGCGGACGGTCGCCCAGGAGACCGGCAACCGCGACAAACGTGTCTACGTCATCACCGACACGGGCCTGGCGGCGGTCCGGCACTGGGCACGGGAGGCGCCGGTGGAGCCCCCGGTCCTCAAGCACGGCGTGATGCTGCGGCTGTGGCTCGGCCATCTGCTGGAGGGCGAGCGGATGCGGGAAGTGCTGGGCAGCCACCGGGAGTACGCGGAACGCATGCGGCGGCGCGCCGAGGCGGACGCCGAGCGCGCCCGCGCGGAGGGCACCCGGGTGCACCCCGCGCTGGTCCTGAAGTGGTCGGAGCGGTTCTACGCCGCCGAACGGGACCTGGCCGACGCGATGTTGGCGGACCTGGACGAGGGGGAGCGCCACCACCGCTAG
- a CDS encoding acyl-CoA dehydrogenase family protein: MRFLRTEEQREFARALDGMLGASGVPAAARAWAAGEHKPGRALWARIARAGVFGLAVPERHAGAGLLPVELTVAFVELGRHAVPGPVVETVASAAFLDRLGEAGAAGAAAAGEWLPRIAAGDAVLSLAAGAPYALDADAADAVLVVEGDTVRRTDAHGPVQPSLDPARRLSRPLGGTVLARGPEVSAAAAHARDLARLATAAQSLGLGRALLAATVAHVKQRTQFAVPLGSFQAVKHRLADALLALELAEPLVYAAALAVAAGARSAGREVAAAKAAAGEAGYVTARTALQLHGAVGYTEELDLSLWIRKARPLRDAWGTPTECRARVLAG, from the coding sequence ATGCGCTTCCTCCGCACCGAGGAGCAACGGGAGTTCGCCCGCGCGCTGGACGGCATGCTGGGGGCGAGCGGGGTCCCGGCGGCGGCCCGGGCCTGGGCGGCCGGCGAGCACAAGCCGGGCCGCGCGCTGTGGGCGCGGATCGCGCGGGCCGGGGTGTTCGGCCTCGCGGTGCCCGAACGCCACGCCGGAGCCGGGCTGCTTCCCGTCGAACTCACGGTGGCCTTCGTCGAGTTGGGGCGGCATGCGGTACCGGGGCCGGTGGTGGAGACGGTGGCGTCGGCGGCGTTCCTCGACCGGCTGGGCGAGGCGGGTGCGGCCGGTGCGGCCGCCGCCGGGGAGTGGCTGCCGCGGATCGCCGCCGGTGACGCCGTGCTCAGCCTGGCCGCCGGGGCGCCGTACGCGCTGGACGCGGACGCCGCCGACGCCGTGCTGGTCGTCGAGGGCGACACGGTGCGCCGCACGGATGCCCACGGGCCGGTGCAGCCCTCCCTCGATCCGGCCCGCCGGCTGTCCCGCCCGCTCGGCGGCACCGTCCTCGCCCGCGGCCCGGAGGTGAGCGCGGCGGCCGCCCACGCCCGGGACCTCGCCCGGCTGGCCACCGCCGCCCAGTCGCTCGGTCTCGGCCGGGCCCTGCTGGCGGCGACCGTCGCCCACGTCAAGCAGCGCACCCAGTTCGCGGTGCCCCTCGGCTCCTTCCAGGCGGTCAAGCACCGGCTGGCGGACGCGCTCCTCGCACTGGAGCTGGCCGAGCCGCTGGTGTACGCGGCGGCCCTGGCGGTGGCGGCCGGCGCCCGCTCGGCGGGACGCGAGGTGGCGGCGGCGAAGGCGGCGGCGGGCGAGGCCGGCTACGTCACGGCGCGCACGGCCCTCCAACTGCACGGCGCCGTCGGCTACACCGAGGAGCTGGACCTCTCCCTGTGGATCCGCAAGGCCCGGCCGCTTCGGGACGCCTGGGGAACGCCCACCGAGTGCCGCGCACGGGTACTGGCCGGCTGA
- a CDS encoding acyl-CoA dehydrogenase family protein codes for MDLGFSAAEHAFRDEARSWLAGHVPAVPLPSLETAEGFAAHREWERTLFADRWSVVTWPEEHGGRGASLVQWLLFEEEYHAAGAPGRVAQNGISLLAPTLFEHGTDEQRARVLPPMASGDVVWAQAWSEPEAGSDLASLRSTATRTPGGWLLNGQKTWSSRAAFADRAFGLFRSDPDTARPHQGLTYLMFPLDAPGVTVRPIGRLDGKPAFAELFLDDVFVPDADVIGEPGQGWRVAMSTAGNERGLTLRSPGRYTAAAERLAALWRTAPAGTDPALGGRVADALIGARAYQLFAYAQASRLAAGHSLGAEPSLNKVCWSELDLALHETALELLGPYGALSDEADEAPAHGSWAEGYTFALAGPIYAGTNEIQRDIIAERLLGLPKGRR; via the coding sequence ATGGACCTCGGCTTCTCCGCCGCGGAGCACGCCTTCCGCGACGAGGCCCGCTCCTGGCTCGCCGGTCATGTGCCCGCGGTCCCGCTGCCGTCGCTGGAGACCGCGGAGGGCTTCGCCGCCCACCGGGAGTGGGAGCGCACCCTCTTCGCGGACCGCTGGTCGGTGGTCACCTGGCCCGAGGAGCACGGCGGCCGGGGCGCCTCGCTCGTGCAGTGGCTGCTCTTCGAGGAGGAGTACCACGCCGCGGGCGCCCCCGGCCGGGTCGCCCAGAACGGCATCAGCCTCCTCGCCCCCACCCTCTTCGAGCACGGCACCGACGAGCAGCGGGCCCGCGTGCTGCCTCCCATGGCGAGCGGCGACGTGGTCTGGGCGCAGGCGTGGTCGGAACCGGAGGCCGGCTCGGACCTGGCCTCGCTGCGCTCGACGGCGACCCGGACGCCGGGCGGCTGGCTGCTCAACGGACAGAAGACCTGGTCGTCGCGGGCCGCGTTCGCCGACCGCGCCTTCGGCCTGTTCCGCAGCGACCCGGACACCGCACGGCCGCACCAGGGACTGACGTATCTGATGTTCCCGCTGGACGCGCCGGGCGTGACGGTACGGCCGATCGGCCGCCTCGACGGCAAGCCCGCCTTCGCCGAACTCTTCCTCGACGACGTGTTCGTGCCCGACGCGGACGTCATCGGGGAGCCGGGGCAGGGCTGGCGGGTCGCGATGAGCACGGCGGGCAACGAGCGGGGCCTGACGCTGCGCAGCCCGGGCCGCTACACGGCGGCCGCCGAGCGGCTGGCCGCGCTGTGGCGGACGGCGCCCGCCGGGACCGATCCGGCCCTCGGCGGCCGGGTGGCCGACGCCCTCATCGGCGCCCGCGCCTACCAGTTGTTCGCCTACGCGCAGGCGTCCCGGCTGGCGGCCGGTCACTCGCTGGGCGCGGAGCCGAGCCTGAACAAGGTCTGCTGGTCCGAGCTGGACCTCGCGCTGCACGAGACCGCGCTGGAGCTGCTGGGCCCCTACGGCGCACTGTCCGACGAGGCCGATGAGGCACCGGCGCACGGGAGTTGGGCCGAGGGCTACACCTTCGCGCTCGCCGGGCCGATCTACGCGGGCACCAATGAGATCCAGCGCGACATCATCGCCGAGCGGCTGCTCGGCCTGCCGAAGGGACGCCGGTGA
- a CDS encoding enoyl-CoA hydratase — MPAAQDEGPVRYERHGPIATVTMNRPDYRNAQNSAMTYALDRAFYRAADDTEVKVVVLAGAGRHFSAGHDIGTPERDAHLPFDRTAGLWWDHSDKAGAESRFARESEVYLGMCRRWRELPKPVVASVQGACVAGGLMLAWVCDLIIASEDAFFADPVVRMGIPGVEFFAHPWVMPPRIAKEFLYTGDRMTARRAYEVGMVNRVVPRDELTLRTRELALRIAEMPRLGLALTKRAVNQAEDLQGLHSGLDSVFGLHHLAHAHNAETAADPLGGMDIRAMRRHSADRAPSSPEAGA, encoded by the coding sequence ATGCCCGCTGCCCAGGACGAGGGGCCCGTGCGCTACGAGCGCCACGGACCGATCGCCACCGTCACCATGAACCGCCCGGACTACCGCAACGCCCAGAACTCCGCGATGACGTACGCCCTCGACCGCGCCTTCTACCGCGCGGCGGACGACACCGAGGTCAAGGTCGTCGTGCTGGCCGGCGCGGGCCGGCACTTCTCCGCCGGCCACGACATCGGTACCCCCGAACGCGACGCGCACCTCCCCTTCGACCGCACCGCCGGACTGTGGTGGGACCACTCGGACAAGGCGGGCGCGGAGAGCCGGTTCGCCCGCGAGTCCGAGGTCTACCTGGGCATGTGCCGCCGCTGGCGCGAGCTGCCCAAGCCGGTGGTCGCCTCGGTCCAGGGAGCCTGTGTGGCGGGCGGGTTGATGCTCGCCTGGGTCTGCGACCTGATCATCGCCTCCGAGGACGCGTTCTTCGCCGACCCGGTGGTGCGGATGGGCATCCCCGGCGTCGAGTTCTTCGCCCACCCGTGGGTGATGCCGCCGCGGATCGCCAAGGAGTTCCTCTACACGGGCGACCGGATGACCGCCCGGCGGGCGTACGAGGTGGGCATGGTCAACCGTGTCGTACCGCGCGACGAACTGACGCTCCGCACACGGGAGTTGGCGCTGCGCATCGCCGAGATGCCGAGGCTCGGGCTGGCCCTGACCAAGCGGGCGGTCAACCAGGCCGAGGACCTTCAGGGCCTGCACAGCGGCCTGGACTCGGTGTTCGGCCTGCACCACCTCGCGCACGCGCACAACGCCGAGACCGCCGCCGACCCGCTGGGCGGCATGGACATCCGCGCGATGCGGCGGCACTCCGCGGACCGTGCGCCCTCCTCACCGGAAGCGGGGGCCTGA
- a CDS encoding SDR family oxidoreductase produces the protein MTPPRYVPGHQLLAGRSAVVTAAAGAGIGGATARRFLEEGARIVVGDAHARRLTETTAALAGEFGADRVAALPCDVTDEDQVGALLALAEERHGRLDIVVNNAGLGGTADLADMTDAQWSTVLDVTLNGTFRCTRAALRRMRSTGRGGVIVNNASVVGWRAQRGQAHYAAAKAGVMALTRCAALEAAAYGVRVNAVAPSLAMHPHLVKVTTPELLAELTEREAFGRYAEPWEVANVIVFLAGDYASYMTGETVSVSSQHA, from the coding sequence ATGACACCGCCCCGCTATGTGCCCGGCCACCAGCTGCTGGCCGGCCGCAGCGCCGTCGTCACCGCGGCCGCCGGCGCCGGCATCGGCGGCGCCACCGCCCGCCGCTTCCTGGAGGAAGGCGCCCGGATCGTCGTCGGCGATGCGCACGCGAGGCGGCTGACGGAGACCACCGCGGCGCTGGCCGGGGAGTTCGGCGCGGACCGGGTGGCCGCACTGCCCTGCGACGTCACCGACGAGGACCAGGTCGGTGCCCTGCTGGCGCTCGCCGAGGAACGCCACGGCCGGCTCGACATCGTGGTCAACAACGCCGGACTCGGCGGCACCGCCGACCTCGCCGACATGACCGACGCCCAGTGGAGCACGGTCCTCGACGTCACCCTGAACGGCACCTTCCGCTGCACCCGCGCCGCCCTGCGCCGGATGCGGAGCACCGGCCGCGGCGGCGTGATCGTCAACAACGCCTCCGTCGTCGGCTGGCGCGCCCAGCGCGGCCAGGCCCACTACGCCGCCGCCAAGGCCGGGGTGATGGCGCTGACCCGCTGCGCCGCGCTGGAGGCCGCCGCCTACGGCGTACGCGTCAACGCGGTCGCGCCGAGCCTCGCCATGCACCCGCACCTGGTGAAGGTCACCACCCCCGAGCTGCTCGCCGAACTCACCGAGCGGGAGGCGTTCGGCCGGTACGCCGAGCCCTGGGAGGTCGCCAACGTCATCGTCTTCCTGGCCGGCGACTACGCCTCGTACATGACCGGCGAGACCGTGTCCGTCAGCTCCCAGCACGCCTGA